In one Vibrio sp. VB16 genomic region, the following are encoded:
- a CDS encoding sulfurtransferase TusA family protein gives MALLRAKREYANSGGRVFIILIRDLSSMSDIVRFFEKHDIVVHVEERQDHYVLTVNNKRSYLDV, from the coding sequence ATGGCGCTATTAAGAGCCAAAAGAGAGTATGCCAATTCAGGTGGTAGAGTATTTATTATTCTGATTCGTGATTTGAGTTCTATGAGTGATATTGTTCGTTTCTTTGAAAAGCACGACATTGTAGTGCATGTTGAAGAAAGACAAGATCATTATGTATTGACAGTAAATAATAAGAGAAGCTATCTAGATGTTTGA
- a CDS encoding uracil-xanthine permease family protein codes for MTNVLMGAQMLFVAFGALVLVPLLTGLDPNVALFGAGVGTLLFQIVTKRSVPIFLASSFAFIAPIMYGVQTWGIAGTMSGLMAAGFMYIVLGAVIKAKGVEVIHKLLPPVVVGPVIMVIGLGLAPVAVNMALGRTPDGTQLVDANAALWISSLSLLSVISISVFAKGFMRLLPIFGGIFVGYAVSLMFGVVDFTPVTEAAWIALPNFVAPEFNINAILFMIPVAIAPAVEHVGDMLAISNVTGKDYLKKPGLHRTIMGDGIATMAASMFGAPPNTTYSEVTGAVMLTKSYNPAIMTWAAVTAIVLALVGKLGAILQTIPMPVMGGIMILLFGSIATVGLNTLIKNNVDLHKSRNLAIVAVTLVFGIGGMAFGIGEFSLQGVSLCGIVAIILNLVLPHDLGENHVVDNAQIDDDA; via the coding sequence ATGACTAACGTACTTATGGGCGCACAAATGCTATTCGTTGCATTTGGAGCACTTGTTCTTGTACCTCTATTAACTGGATTAGATCCCAACGTAGCACTATTTGGTGCGGGTGTGGGTACGCTTCTTTTTCAAATTGTCACTAAACGCTCTGTTCCAATTTTCTTAGCCTCTTCTTTTGCGTTTATTGCTCCAATAATGTACGGCGTACAGACTTGGGGTATAGCGGGTACAATGAGTGGCCTTATGGCCGCTGGCTTTATGTATATTGTGCTTGGTGCGGTAATCAAAGCCAAAGGCGTAGAAGTTATTCATAAACTGCTTCCCCCTGTTGTTGTAGGTCCAGTGATAATGGTCATTGGCCTAGGGCTAGCGCCTGTTGCCGTCAATATGGCTCTGGGTAGAACACCTGATGGGACCCAACTTGTTGACGCTAACGCTGCACTATGGATTTCCAGTTTATCTCTATTGTCCGTTATTTCTATTAGCGTATTTGCAAAAGGCTTTATGAGATTACTGCCTATTTTTGGCGGTATATTTGTTGGTTACGCAGTGAGCTTAATGTTTGGTGTCGTAGATTTCACCCCAGTGACGGAAGCCGCTTGGATAGCGCTACCTAATTTTGTTGCACCAGAATTCAACATAAACGCGATCCTATTTATGATCCCTGTTGCTATTGCTCCCGCGGTTGAACACGTTGGTGACATGCTTGCAATCTCAAATGTCACCGGTAAGGACTATCTTAAGAAACCGGGCCTTCACCGTACCATTATGGGCGACGGTATCGCAACGATGGCTGCATCTATGTTTGGTGCACCACCAAATACAACCTATAGCGAAGTAACTGGCGCTGTTATGCTAACCAAATCCTACAACCCTGCAATTATGACTTGGGCAGCAGTTACCGCTATTGTGCTTGCGCTAGTCGGTAAGCTGGGGGCCATTCTACAAACTATTCCTATGCCAGTCATGGGAGGCATCATGATTCTTCTGTTTGGTTCCATCGCAACGGTTGGTTTGAATACACTTATTAAAAATAACGTAGATCTACACAAGTCTCGTAACCTTGCGATTGTCGCGGTAACATTAGTGTTCGGTATTGGTGGTATGGCTTTTGGTATCGGCGAATTCAGCCTACAGGGTGTGAGCCTATGCGGTATCGTGGCAATAATTCTAAACTTAGTGCTACCTCATGACTTAGGAGAGAACCACGTTGTCGATAATGCCCAGATAGATGACGACGCTTAG
- the trpB gene encoding tryptophan synthase subunit beta → MKNSFEHTLPNAEGYFGEYGGSFIPPQLEVIMKEINEAYQSCRQDPLFQDELARLYKHFVGRPSPIFHAQNLSKKYGVDIYLKREDLNHTGAHKINHCLGEALLAKKMGKKKIIAETGAGQHGVALATAAALVGLECDIYMGEVDIAKEHPNVVRMHILGAKVIPVSHGRKTLKEAVDSAFEAYLQDPITQLYAIGSVVGPHPFPMMVRDFQSIIGNEAKIQFEEMTGKQPDNLVACVGGGSNAMGLFTAFLDNEKIAIHGVEPAGRGLEVAGEHAATLTLGEPGVMHGFKSYMLKDKDGEPQEVYSVASGLDYPSVGPQHSYLKDIGRVQYGTVDDKEAIDAFFELSRLEGIIPAIESSHAVAYVFKLAKQGLKGSVLINLSGRGDKDIDFVVENYGQDYGITSTL, encoded by the coding sequence ATGAAAAATAGTTTTGAACATACATTACCCAACGCAGAAGGGTATTTTGGCGAATATGGCGGCAGTTTTATCCCACCACAGCTTGAAGTGATCATGAAGGAAATCAATGAGGCTTATCAGAGTTGTCGTCAAGACCCGCTATTTCAAGATGAACTTGCTAGGCTTTATAAACATTTTGTTGGCCGCCCAAGTCCTATTTTTCATGCTCAGAATCTGTCGAAAAAATATGGTGTAGATATATACCTAAAAAGAGAAGATCTCAATCACACTGGCGCTCATAAAATTAACCATTGTCTTGGCGAGGCGTTACTCGCTAAAAAAATGGGTAAGAAAAAAATCATTGCAGAGACAGGTGCCGGCCAACACGGCGTTGCATTGGCGACTGCTGCCGCACTTGTGGGACTTGAATGCGATATATACATGGGTGAAGTGGATATTGCAAAAGAGCATCCTAACGTGGTCAGAATGCATATTTTGGGCGCGAAAGTTATACCTGTCTCTCATGGAAGAAAAACCTTAAAAGAAGCAGTAGATTCGGCATTTGAAGCGTATCTGCAAGATCCTATTACTCAACTTTATGCGATTGGTTCGGTTGTCGGTCCACATCCATTCCCTATGATGGTACGAGATTTTCAATCAATCATCGGTAATGAGGCAAAAATCCAATTTGAAGAGATGACAGGGAAGCAACCCGACAATCTTGTCGCATGTGTAGGTGGTGGTTCTAACGCAATGGGACTTTTCACCGCTTTCTTGGACAACGAAAAAATCGCAATTCATGGTGTAGAACCCGCAGGCCGAGGTCTGGAAGTCGCTGGTGAACATGCAGCAACGTTAACGTTGGGTGAGCCAGGAGTCATGCACGGCTTTAAATCTTATATGCTTAAAGATAAAGATGGTGAACCACAAGAGGTGTATTCCGTTGCAAGTGGATTAGACTATCCATCTGTAGGCCCTCAACACAGCTATCTTAAAGATATCGGACGTGTACAGTATGGTACGGTAGATGATAAAGAAGCGATCGATGCATTTTTCGAACTCTCCCGATTGGAAGGTATCATTCCTGCAATAGAATCGTCTCATGCGGTTGCTTATGTCTTTAAATTGGCAAAACAAGGATTAAAAGGCAGTGTTTTAATCAACCTTTCTGGTCGTGGTGATAAAGACATCGACTTTGTGGTTGAAAATTATGGTCAAGATTACGGCATTACGTCGACGTTATAG
- a CDS encoding beta-barrel assembly-enhancing protease, with amino-acid sequence MLKKTRSLIALVMATTLTLPAIANNNELPDIGTAAAGTLTIDQELIYGDAYMRMLRASRPIINDPVLNEYITNLGHKLVANSEDVKTPFRFFMIRDRNINAFAFFGGYVALHSGLFLHASSESELASVMAHEIAHVTQRHLARSMEDQARRSPATMAALVGSLLLAIASPEAGIAALTATTAGNMQSQINYTRSNEKEADRFGISTLAKAGFDVYAMPTFFGRLADEYRYASTPPPMLLTHPLPQDRITDSRARAQKYAPMKLGPSIEYHLAKARIVARYANIESAASLDWFERRLKKNNPTLEPTYKYGQALVYLDNKQLEKAEPILSALLKKDALNEFYLDALSDLYIYQDNPKKSIQMLENALSKKPNNPVLMVNYANALIKSDENQKAVSVLQKYTHELPNDMNGWQLLADAYGKLGKSDENLAALGEILALQGNWNKALQNFTQASQLAKLGSLEQARYDARVDQLMVQRDRFLSLQ; translated from the coding sequence ATGCTTAAAAAAACACGGTCCTTAATCGCTTTAGTAATGGCAACCACGCTGACTCTACCTGCTATTGCCAATAACAACGAATTACCTGATATTGGTACGGCAGCAGCTGGCACCCTCACTATTGATCAAGAATTGATCTACGGTGATGCCTATATGCGTATGCTTCGAGCCAGTCGCCCGATTATTAATGACCCAGTCCTAAACGAATATATTACCAACCTTGGCCATAAACTGGTTGCCAACTCTGAAGATGTCAAAACCCCATTTCGATTCTTTATGATTAGAGATCGCAACATTAACGCATTTGCATTTTTTGGTGGTTACGTCGCCTTACATTCCGGTCTATTTTTGCACGCAAGTAGCGAAAGTGAACTCGCCTCGGTAATGGCACACGAAATCGCCCATGTAACGCAACGCCATTTAGCGAGAAGCATGGAAGATCAAGCAAGGCGATCCCCGGCAACAATGGCCGCGTTAGTTGGTTCATTATTGCTTGCCATCGCCTCTCCTGAAGCCGGAATTGCTGCTTTGACCGCGACCACTGCTGGTAATATGCAGAGTCAAATTAACTACACTCGCAGTAACGAAAAAGAGGCAGACCGATTTGGGATTAGCACATTGGCCAAAGCCGGTTTTGATGTCTACGCAATGCCAACATTTTTTGGTCGCTTAGCAGATGAATATCGCTACGCGAGTACGCCTCCGCCAATGTTACTGACTCACCCATTACCACAGGATCGTATTACTGACTCAAGGGCAAGAGCACAAAAATACGCGCCTATGAAATTAGGGCCGTCAATAGAATATCATCTTGCTAAAGCAAGAATCGTCGCTAGATACGCCAACATTGAGTCAGCGGCTTCGCTTGATTGGTTTGAAAGAAGATTAAAGAAAAACAATCCAACACTAGAACCTACGTATAAATACGGGCAAGCGCTCGTTTATCTGGACAACAAACAGTTAGAAAAAGCCGAACCTATTTTGTCGGCTTTACTCAAAAAAGACGCTCTGAACGAATTCTATCTTGATGCATTATCTGATCTATATATCTATCAAGATAATCCAAAAAAATCGATTCAAATGCTTGAAAATGCCTTGAGTAAAAAACCGAATAACCCCGTATTGATGGTTAACTACGCTAATGCTCTAATTAAAAGCGACGAAAATCAGAAAGCCGTGAGCGTATTGCAAAAATACACCCATGAACTTCCCAATGATATGAATGGTTGGCAGCTCCTTGCCGATGCCTATGGTAAATTAGGAAAATCAGACGAAAACCTCGCGGCTCTTGGCGAAATTCTTGCCCTTCAAGGGAATTGGAATAAAGCATTGCAAAACTTCACTCAGGCGAGTCAATTAGCGAAACTTGGTAGCCTAGAGCAAGCAAGGTATGATGCGAGAGTCGACCAACTTATGGTTCAGCGCGATCGGTTTTTATCACTACAATAA
- a CDS encoding DUF2069 domain-containing protein, producing MEENPVLPKTQQYRYLALCGYLSLLCWVALWQIFISPHPHINPFTAAIGWCIPLLFPLRGILTGKAYTHAWANFVLMLYFLHSLTILYVDQGERWIAAVELLLVCCAFTGNVLYARNRGRELGLKLPRLSEVEKQEKERFDK from the coding sequence ATGGAAGAAAATCCGGTTCTACCTAAAACCCAACAATACCGTTATCTCGCGCTATGTGGATACCTTTCACTATTATGCTGGGTAGCATTATGGCAGATATTTATTTCGCCACATCCTCATATTAACCCTTTCACGGCCGCTATTGGTTGGTGCATTCCACTATTATTTCCATTGAGAGGAATATTAACAGGTAAAGCCTATACCCACGCCTGGGCGAACTTTGTTTTGATGCTCTACTTCCTGCATTCACTTACTATACTATATGTTGACCAAGGTGAACGATGGATTGCAGCAGTAGAACTACTGTTAGTTTGCTGTGCCTTTACAGGAAACGTACTTTATGCAAGAAACAGAGGCAGAGAACTGGGACTGAAGTTACCAAGGCTGTCGGAAGTAGAAAAACAAGAAAAAGAGAGATTTGATAAATAG
- a CDS encoding DUF2066 domain-containing protein encodes MRYLVVLFIGLLALPIQASVKVDVFSSEVVLDDNQSDAEKSAKSQGLKQVIIKASGDKNAINSPVVKKALNKSGIYLSQIGYGDQFGQKSLKMIFNPPQIQSLLSQADLPYWSNIRSSLVVWVIQEGQYGREILWEHTGSSALNQIKFFSDLRGLPITVPVGDIEDVTSIAGPDLWGGFTAPISKASQRYASDAVLVIRIQKAADGSYVRWTLYDEKPEYIVESKREPIVGSASGDTFKALEIAIDEVSNYYARRSSIKSSGISESMLTARFVDVASVQSFFALEQILKGLNSVASVDVDKIVGNEVTFTIHLLGSEIDFESEVIQNNHIRRFEPEVLFIPKPNENDVVPEIDAVMNNVGSLENNTEEVLAEQETGSAAAPVIEEVAVNIPQEPKIAEVKPLFFEWIK; translated from the coding sequence ATGCGCTATTTAGTTGTTTTGTTTATTGGATTACTCGCTTTACCTATTCAAGCATCTGTAAAAGTCGATGTCTTTAGCTCAGAAGTTGTTTTAGATGATAATCAATCGGATGCGGAAAAAAGCGCCAAATCGCAAGGATTGAAACAGGTAATCATTAAAGCATCTGGTGATAAGAATGCGATCAACAGCCCAGTGGTTAAAAAAGCGCTAAACAAAAGCGGCATATATCTTTCTCAAATTGGTTATGGAGATCAATTTGGGCAGAAAAGTCTAAAGATGATTTTTAATCCACCTCAGATCCAGTCCTTGCTTAGTCAAGCCGATCTGCCTTATTGGTCGAACATTCGCTCTAGCCTTGTTGTTTGGGTTATCCAAGAGGGGCAGTACGGTCGCGAAATTTTGTGGGAACATACGGGCAGTAGCGCTTTAAATCAGATTAAATTCTTTTCAGATCTACGTGGTTTACCGATTACCGTTCCTGTTGGGGATATTGAAGATGTCACTAGTATCGCGGGACCTGATTTATGGGGTGGGTTTACGGCACCGATAAGTAAAGCAAGTCAGCGTTACGCGTCAGATGCTGTGCTTGTTATTCGCATTCAGAAAGCGGCTGACGGCAGTTATGTTCGTTGGACTTTGTATGATGAAAAACCAGAGTATATTGTTGAGTCTAAGCGTGAACCAATCGTTGGAAGTGCGAGTGGAGATACCTTCAAAGCACTGGAAATAGCTATCGATGAAGTAAGTAATTACTACGCACGTAGAAGTTCAATTAAGTCGAGTGGAATATCAGAAAGTATGCTTACCGCGCGATTTGTTGACGTCGCATCTGTACAGAGTTTTTTTGCATTAGAACAAATCCTAAAGGGGCTAAATTCTGTCGCCAGTGTTGATGTTGACAAAATTGTAGGCAATGAAGTGACGTTTACTATTCATTTGTTGGGTTCTGAAATTGATTTTGAATCGGAAGTTATTCAGAACAACCATATTCGTAGGTTCGAACCAGAGGTGCTATTTATACCTAAGCCTAATGAAAACGACGTAGTACCTGAAATTGATGCCGTTATGAATAATGTGGGGTCATTGGAGAATAACACGGAGGAAGTATTGGCTGAGCAAGAAACAGGCAGTGCTGCTGCTCCCGTAATTGAAGAAGTCGCCGTTAACATCCCTCAAGAACCTAAGATTGCGGAAGTGAAACCATTGTTTTTTGAATGGATAAAATAA
- the arsC gene encoding arsenate reductase (glutaredoxin) (This arsenate reductase requires both glutathione and glutaredoxin to convert arsenate to arsenite, after which the efflux transporter formed by ArsA and ArsB can extrude the arsenite from the cell, providing resistance.) translates to MTVVIYHNPRCSKSRQTLQLLEENGITPEIVTYLDNSPSIETLKALYSQLELSSVRGMMRTKEALYKELHLADDGLSDDELFQAMTKNPKLIERPIVVANGKARHGRPPEQVLDIV, encoded by the coding sequence ATGACAGTCGTGATTTATCACAACCCTAGGTGTTCAAAAAGCAGACAAACCTTACAGCTTCTAGAAGAAAACGGTATTACACCTGAAATAGTAACGTATCTAGATAACAGTCCATCAATTGAAACCCTTAAGGCACTTTATTCACAGCTAGAACTGTCTAGTGTACGCGGTATGATGAGAACCAAAGAGGCGTTGTATAAAGAGCTCCATTTAGCCGATGACGGTTTATCCGATGACGAGCTATTTCAAGCAATGACAAAGAACCCAAAACTCATTGAGCGCCCTATTGTTGTTGCTAACGGCAAAGCAAGGCATGGTCGCCCACCAGAACAAGTCTTGGATATAGTTTAG